Below is a genomic region from Cydia amplana chromosome 27, ilCydAmpl1.1, whole genome shotgun sequence.
AGAAGCCCTAGAAGAATTTCAAGTGTGATTAACCcccttatacataaaacttagaATATATCTGTTAAATTTACTCTTtctacaggttggtccaaataCTACGTTGACAAAGATTTTTACTAGggcatattgttgataattataacaaacgtttgcgtttgtgtattaAAACTAAAggaatacaatacattttgtttCAAATACATGACTATGTTTATAAACGACTGACCGATTAtgccaaaataataaataaattattaataaaaaaaattatcaacGTATTTTGGGCTAACCTAATTCAagggtgcggaaagagaagagtcgtggaatgtatggggcccaatacattccacgactcttctctttccgcacagactctaatctaacccaatgatattatatagtatAGATGTATAACTATAGCTAGGTTATATTCATATataaggagcacaaaaaatactaccGTATTTAATTCTATACTTAtcaagaaatctgttatttttaatttatttttgcattCCATTCATGTTTGTCATGCTCGTTAAACAGCAgcctgtctctttctttttcggTGTACGGGAGATCGTTAGGACGTTTCGCTTACCCAGGTGCGACAAAAGGTAAATTGTACAAAGtgttttcattcattatttcattcattcataacctATCTTgggttataatatcattggggTTACCTGTCTTTCTTTTCAAATTCTCAATGGTATAAGTATTAACAACACTATCAAAATGATCTTCCTGCTcagtttttaatggtaatttgtGCACTTTCATCATATGTCCTCTAAGGGTTTTCAATTGAATATACCCTTTATCACACAGTTGACATTTGTGTGGCTTGATCCCGGTATGCCTCTGCAAATGTCTGTTTAAGGCATTCTGCTCTGGGTATCTCTTTTCACACAAATGACAAGGATACGGCTTATTATTATGCGCTAGCATATGTTTCTCTATATTAGGCACAGTTCTTTTACACAATTCACACTTTTCCTTAACCACTTCCCCCTTATCGTGAATCTTACTATGTCTAGCTAGCTGTGCTTTTTGTGAGAAATCTTTACCACAGACTGGACACATGTATGGACGATCGCCGGTATGCTCAAATACATGACGATTTAAGGAGTATTTACCAGCGAATTCCTTATCACACAAATGACATTTAAATGGCTTAGTACTTAAGTGTTTCCTGTAATGAGAAGCGTATAAACCTCTAGTAGGGAATACTTTGGCACATGTCTTACATTTGTAACCACCGTTAGTGTGCACCTTTTGGTGAACAGTCAACGCGTCTCTTGAAATGAAAGCGTTATTGCATATTTCGCACTCGTATGGTCTCTCCCCAGTGTGAAACCTCATATGTGTCTTCAAATGTTTCATGGCAGAGAATTTTTTGTCACATTCTTGACAGTTTAACCTTAACTTCTCGTGAACTGCCATAACGTGATATCTCAAGTTGGTCCTGTCATTGCAACCTACCCCACATTGCTCGCAAATAAATTTTCTTAAAGTGCCGTCATGTTTcttcaaatgtatttttaatatttgcttAATATGgaattttttcatacatttatcACATTGGTAGTAGATTTCTTTAGTGTGTACAGAGTTTACGTGATCTAGTAGCGCCATTTTTGATCCCACTTTTCTGCCGCAGTGCTCGCAGTGGAATGGTTTTAAGTCGTTGTGTTGCAGGCGGTTATGAACTCTGTAGCCCCTTTCGCTTTTAAAGTATTCCGGACAGTACATACATTTGTATCCTTTTAGATGCTCTGTATTAATATGTTGGTTGAGTTGGTCCAAGTTCTGATAGTTGGCGCCGCAATTTTTACAAGAGTAAAGCTCCCCTGTTTCCGTTTTGACGGTGACTACTAAAGATTCCTCTTCTTTGACTTTGGGCTTGGTTTTTGATGATTTACCTGTAAggaatttaaatattaacttaatgcatattttttattgtgCATCGTATCCTAGCcgaccggcgagcgtgtatgaggaatgttatgaaagtaacggaagcgaaagaggtacgacaggatcgtagcaagtggaaatccgtggtctctgcctacccctccggaaaataggcgtgattatatgtatgtatgtatgtattggcAATGTGCAAAGTCGGTGGAGggagaagtggcgctgatcgtcacaagcacaggtaatcttatggaatgtctattagtactagcggcagccgcttgaactaattttactccataagatttaacgtggaaagtccgacaaaatgagggcagcaccagtcgtgaaCCTAGCGAATACAGGGTGGAACATTTCTGGAGACTGAGCGGAAAGGATAGTGTTATTTATGTGATCTACAATCAAGTTGTTATAATCGTAAAGCTggattaaattgtaaaatacaaacataaaattaaatatttttataacataacaaacagtacaaaattatttacattttaaattgactCATATATGTCATGTTATTCATAGGATCTACTTGCTAGGGCTGAATTTAAACATACAGATTGCACTAATGTTTAACAAACTATCTCAAAGAcggttagaaatattaaataaataatatattaataatatattatattgattAATAAGCGAAAAATAAAGTACATAAATAGCCTAAACAATTCTCCGTTTGCATAAAAGTCTTCCATTCTGTTCCTCCCGATATGTAATTGTCGGCCGAGGTTAACAAATATGAGATCTGAGTCTTTCTTACATACTATACGAGGTGTGCATACTATTTTTCTTTCCTAGAAAGCGCCATCTTCGTTTAGCGCAGCGGGTTGAAAGTTGACGTTTTCCGCCTGGAGGGCAGAATATActattatagtacctaccttTGACGGACGACTTGATTCTCTTTCTCGGCTTGCCCTCTATCTTCGGTTTCACGTCTATTGTCAATTCTAAGTGATTGTTGTCAGCTGaaacacaaaataagtaaaaaaaaaacttttatttgcACGAAATAGAGAAAAGTAAAGGTAAAGAATACTCGTATTATTGTATTAAATTCCAACTTGTTATAAGAAATTACAGCTTACGTAAACACTggagttaaataaataatctcgttaaaaaaaatgtgtaaaataaTACTCACATTCTTTTTctttcttaatattttttactggTTTCTTGATAGTTGCGGTGAATTCTGTAAAAAAGACATGGTTATTTACCATGAAAATTAGAATTAAGTGCAATAAGtaatatgtaaaatataaatagttgAACTACCCGTATAAAAATGAAAGTATTTCTAAAATAATTCGATAATTTACAGCATTGCAGAATAGAATAGACAATGGAACTAAATCGTCATCCCGTCCCGTCATTTtgggagcctgaggtccgcttggcaacaaaTCCTAAGAATTGGCGAAGGCACTAATAGTTTTTTCTACTACCCATTTTACTGAGGCTGTTGGTAAAAAGTAATTATGGCTATCTATAAAGTCATTACAAAACTAAAAAGTAAGTACTAACATAGATTAATACTAAAGTTGATTTGTTTAAAGTTTATTGCATAAAACGTGACCCCTATTTTATgtagtttatttttgaaatagtTATACCCACCTGAATTTTGACTAATGCCTTGGTCTTCAATATCATCACCtgtaataagattttttttagtaataTGTGTTTTAGGAAATATTATTAGCCAACAAAATAACTCAAAGTGAAGAATGCTTCAGTAGTATAAGAATAAATTATACGAGCAGAATCAAAAGTACAGTCATATTTAAATATCTTGCACAACACAGCACACaaaaatgtatgatatgacacacggagtctgcagtttttttttgcatGCTGCATTATACAAGATACAtgttataaaatacaaaattacttacCAAAATCATTGTTATCAGAGTAATCTGAAACAAATATTTGGAATCATTCTGGCACAAATCTTTAATatatgaaaaataagtcacggcaaatatgtaacaattatgaatcatatacgattgtttacattcttttgctttcataagtaatagttactgatttttaaaaagcgtttttcaattaaaagacacgtcaagatcgcgtagtctttatctaatgctaaaaaaaacaaactatatgtACCCAACAAATGTAGCCTTAGTGACCACCTATAAACAATAATcaaattcttcttcttctttgtaTATGATAAAAGTAAATGCTACACTTGTTCACTTACCTAAATATTCTAGTTCAGTCTTTATATCATAGTTTGTTTGTGACAACTCATCTgaaagtaaaattttattttaaatatataaagaaaatatttcCATATGTATATTCTTAATCAGGAAGGAGCCAAAACCAGGATTCTataaaaattgtacaaaaatcaatagatttaagtaggtatattatgagaGACCTAGAACTAGATGAGACTAGGGAATGCAATACCGGGATACcaggatcccgaaataccgggatcccgcaTGCTATTTGCGGAATTAATCCCGCACGTAAATTAAGCCGGATCCCGCGTAATTTGCGGGATTGAGGAGCGATGTGCTTCTTACGTGTTACTACAAGTAAAACGTGCTCGGACACGCGCCTACTGGCGAAAATGCTTCACGGAGCGTAGATCAGATGCATCTGTAGAGAAAGGGGGTAAGATTACGGAAACGAATTTTGCCcggttttgtctattttttgcTACCTTGTgcattgaataataaaataattttttttttcagacaattcaataataattagggtaatatttgttttgattaaatattcaaatataaacattttttcttcacaagtgtgatgaaaaacaacaTCATCAAACATTGCGTGCGCTACGGGACAGGAATTACGAACtcgtgttattaattattattattgcctTCAATTCACATCTCGTTTGTAAATTCTTGTTTACCGCCCTTAATACACAATGTACCTACTGTTTctacatttttttactttttgttgttttaattttaaacatatgCAAGCAACATCTGTTACAAGCATGCCGTGTTTGCCTGTAATTGGGTGAATACTCtagcaatattattttataatttgttatttataagtattttttgtattgcacCTGTTGGcgaacctaataaataaataaataaataaaccttcaAATTTAGTACCAATTCGTAAAATTGTATACTAACTTGCGGGATCCCGCAAATACCGAGATCCTGCGGGATTGAGACTGACAATCCCGCTGAATACCGGGATTGAATTCCTCATGCGGGATTGCATTCCCTAGATGAGACCTAACAG
It encodes:
- the LOC134660368 gene encoding zinc finger protein 501-like, which gives rise to MILVSDDIEDQGISQNSEFTATIKKPVKNIKKEKESDNNHLELTIDVKPKIEGKPRKRIKSSVKGKSSKTKPKVKEEESLVVTVKTETGELYSCKNCGANYQNLDQLNQHINTEHLKGYKCMYCPEYFKSERGYRVHNRLQHNDLKPFHCEHCGRKVGSKMALLDHVNSVHTKEIYYQCDKCMKKFHIKQILKIHLKKHDGTLRKFICEQCGVGCNDRTNLRYHVMAVHEKLRLNCQECDKKFSAMKHLKTHMRFHTGERPYECEICNNAFISRDALTVHQKVHTNGGYKCKTCAKVFPTRGLYASHYRKHLSTKPFKCHLCDKEFAGKYSLNRHVFEHTGDRPYMCPVCGKDFSQKAQLARHSKIHDKGEVVKEKCELCKRTVPNIEKHMLAHNNKPYPCHLCEKRYPEQNALNRHLQRHTGIKPHKCQLCDKGYIQLKTLRGHMMKVHKLPLKTEQEDHFDSVVNTYTIENLKRKTGNPNDIITQDRL